One stretch of Schlesneria sp. DSM 10557 DNA includes these proteins:
- the trpS gene encoding tryptophan--tRNA ligase: MRVLSGIQPTGRFHWGNYFGAIQQYIALQGNEQSFYFIADLHALTTVRDAKVLEQNVNDAALDLLALGLDPSQASLFRQSDVPEVTELMWLLMSITQFSLLEKCTSFKDKAAKGIAADAGLFTYPVLMAADILLYDSDVVPVGADQVQHLEVTRDIAQRFNSIYGAETLHLPTARVLKEGAKVPGTDGEKMSKSYGNTIEIFDAEKPLRKKIMSIKTDSLPLEAPKDPDHCSVFALYQLFATAEEQAALAQKYRAGGMGYGEAKQAVFDASMKYFSAARTKRAELVADPDYVEDVLRAGAKKARAKGKEVLERVRKACGLKGLSVRD, translated from the coding sequence ATGCGTGTTTTGTCAGGTATCCAGCCGACCGGTCGATTTCATTGGGGTAACTATTTCGGCGCGATCCAGCAATACATAGCGCTTCAGGGGAACGAACAGTCGTTCTACTTCATTGCCGACCTGCATGCGTTGACAACCGTCCGCGACGCCAAGGTGCTTGAGCAGAACGTGAATGATGCGGCCCTGGACCTGCTGGCGCTGGGGCTCGATCCGAGCCAGGCGTCGCTCTTTAGGCAATCTGATGTTCCGGAAGTGACGGAACTGATGTGGCTGCTGATGAGTATTACTCAGTTCAGCCTGCTGGAGAAATGCACCTCGTTCAAAGACAAGGCCGCGAAAGGGATCGCGGCTGACGCGGGTCTTTTCACCTACCCCGTTCTGATGGCTGCCGACATTCTGCTGTACGACAGTGACGTGGTGCCGGTAGGGGCGGATCAGGTCCAGCATCTGGAAGTAACGCGTGACATTGCTCAGCGATTCAACAGCATTTATGGAGCCGAGACGCTCCATCTGCCAACAGCCCGCGTGCTGAAGGAAGGGGCGAAAGTGCCCGGGACGGACGGCGAAAAAATGTCCAAAAGCTACGGCAACACGATCGAGATCTTCGATGCCGAAAAGCCGCTGCGGAAAAAGATCATGTCGATCAAAACGGACTCGCTTCCGCTCGAAGCTCCCAAAGATCCTGATCACTGTTCTGTCTTTGCGCTCTATCAGCTTTTCGCCACTGCTGAAGAGCAGGCAGCGCTGGCTCAGAAATACCGGGCTGGCGGTATGGGGTACGGGGAAGCGAAACAAGCCGTGTTCGATGCATCGATGAAGTACTTCAGTGCGGCACGAACGAAGCGGGCCGAGCTTGTTGCTGACCCGGACTATGTTGAGGACGTGCTGCGGGCTGGCGCCAAGAAAGCCCGCGCGAAGGGGAAAGAAGTTCTCGAACGCGTCCGCAAGGCCTGTGGCCTGAAAGGTCTGAGCGTGCGCGACTAG
- a CDS encoding response regulator — translation MIVEQYQLLIADDDDAFRSTLCEIFEPFFRLIEAESGEEALERAAHEKVHLALFDMHMQCLTGLEALRRLKEIHTLAPCILITGDYSAELCDHAAEAQAFSVLKKPTTKKELVRTVATAVATTYHDNELTHQLLST, via the coding sequence ATGATTGTCGAGCAGTACCAGTTGTTAATCGCCGACGACGATGACGCCTTTCGTAGCACTCTTTGCGAAATCTTCGAACCATTCTTTCGCCTGATCGAAGCAGAATCCGGGGAAGAAGCACTTGAACGAGCGGCCCACGAAAAAGTGCATCTGGCCCTCTTTGACATGCACATGCAATGTCTGACCGGACTGGAAGCACTGCGCCGCCTGAAAGAGATTCATACTCTCGCACCTTGTATCCTGATTACCGGCGACTACTCGGCGGAACTTTGTGATCACGCAGCAGAGGCACAGGCGTTCTCTGTCCTGAAAAAGCCGACGACGAAAAAAGAACTGGTCAGGACCGTGGCGACGGCAGTCGCAACCACCTACCACGATAACGAGCTGACCCATCAACTTCTGAGCACATGA